In Cicer arietinum cultivar CDC Frontier isolate Library 1 chromosome 7, Cicar.CDCFrontier_v2.0, whole genome shotgun sequence, a single window of DNA contains:
- the LOC101493023 gene encoding translation initiation factor IF3-2, chloroplastic-like: MKGVNAMAVITTTVPVEFKIFDTRTSPLFSSSSFFKLSIPHSLNFHSSLSFTLPSSLTPRYGGSLRPPAYSGGNFRRPPNDDVDDEQALDLSTLRSNTVRLIDQSQNMVGIVSLDQAIRMAEDAELDLVIVSGDADPPVVRIMDYSKYRYELQKKKRDQQKKSAANRMDMKELKMGYNIDQHDYSVRLKAARKFLTDGDKVKVIVNLKGREKEFRNIAIELIRRFQNDVGKLGTEEAKNFRDKNIFITLVPNKVVVQKTQETPKKKDSSAADEASISVEV, from the exons ATGAAAGGTGTGAACGCCATGGCTGTTATTACCACCACCGTCCCCGTTGAATTCAAAATCTTCGACACCAGAACCTCTCCtctcttctcttcttcttcattcTTCAAACTATCTATTCCTCATTCCCTCAATTTTCACTCTTCTCTCTCCTTCACCCTTCCCTCCTCCCTAACTCCCCGTTACGGAGGTAGTCTCCGCCCTCCCGCATACTCCGGCGGAAACTTCAGGAGACCTCCTAACGACGACGTCGACGATGAACAAGCTCTCGACCTCTCCACACTTAG GTCGAATACCGTGAGGCTTATTGATCAGAGTCAGAATATG gTTGGAATTGTATCTCTTGATCAGGCAATTCGAATGGCTGAAGATGCTGAACTCGACTTG GTAATAGTATCTGGGGATGCAGATCCTCCTGTTGTTAGAATAATGGATTACAG TAAATATAGATATGAACTGCAGAAGAAGAAAAGGGATCAGCAAAAGAAAAGTGCTG CTAATCGGATGGATATGAAGGAACTCAAAATGGG ATACAACATAGATCAACATGATTATTCAGTACGTTTGAAAGCTGCACGGAAATTTTTGACAGATGGTGACAAG GTTAAGGTCATAGTAAACCTTAAAGGTCGTGAAAAAGAATTCAGGAATATTGCTATTGAGCTTATTAGACGTTTTCAGAATGATGTTGGGAAG CTTGGAACAGAAGAGGCTAAAAATTTCCGTGACAAGAACATCTTCATTACCTTGGTTCCAAATAAAGTTGTTGTGCAGAAAACTCAAGAAACACCAAAGAAAAAAGACAGTTCTGCAGCAGATGAAGCCTCCATCAGTGTTGAAGTGTAA
- the LOC101493352 gene encoding cellulose synthase A catalytic subunit 7 [UDP-forming], whose product MEASAGLVAGSHNRNELVVIHGHEEHKPLKNLDGQVCEICGDDVGLTVDGDLFVACNECGFPVCRPCYEYERREGRQLCPQCKTRYKRLKGSPRVEGDDDEEDVDDIEHEFNIDDKMNNHDHSAEAMLHGKMSYGRGPEDDENAHFPAVIAGGRSRQVSGEFPIAPHGYGEQMLSSSLHKRVHPYSASDSRSVGWDEKREDGSKDRIDDWKLQQGNLGPEPDEDLDAAMLDEARQPLSRKVPIASSKINPYRMVIVARLVVLAFFFRYRLLNPVHDAMGLWLTSIICEIWFAFSWILDQFPKWYPIDRETYLDRLSIRYEREGEPNMLAPVDVFVSTVDPLKEPPLVTANTVLSILAMDYPIDKISCYISDDGASMCTFESLSETAEFARKWVPFCKKFLIEPRAPEMYFSEKIDYLKDKVQPTFVKERRAMKREYEEFKVRINALVAKAMKVPPGGWIMQDGTPWPGNNTKDHPGMIQVFLGHSGGHDSEGNQLPRLVYVSREKRPGFQHHKKAGAMNALVRVSAVLTNAPFMLNLDCDHYINNSKAVREAMCFLMDPQTGKKVCYVQFPQRFDGIDAHDRYANRNTVFFDINMKGLDGIQGPVYVGTGCVFRRQALYGYNPPKGPKRPKMVSCDCCPCFGRRKKVKHAKGDANGEAASLRGMDDDKELLMSQMNFEKKFGQSSIFVTSTLMEEGGVPPSSSPASQLKEAIHVISCGYEDKTEWGMELGWIYGSITEDILTGFKMHCRGWRSIYCMPKRVAFKGTAPINLSDRLNQVLRWALGSIEITFSHHCPLWYGYKEGKLKWLERFAYANTTIYPFTSIPLVAYCILPAVCLLTDKFIMPPISTFAGLYFVALFSSIIATGILELKWSGVSIEEWWRNEQFWVIGGVSAHLFAVIQGLLKVLAGIDTNFTVTSKAADDEEFGELYTIKWTTLLIPPTTILIINIVGVVAGVSDAINNGYQSWGPLFGKLFFSFWVIVHLYPFLKGLMGKQNRTPTIVVIWSVLLASIFSLLWVRIDPFVLKTKGPDTKLCGINC is encoded by the exons ATGGAAGCCAGCGCTGGACTAGTCGCTGGTTCACACAACCGAAACGAGCTTGTTGTTATTCATGGCCATGAAGAG CACAAGCCTTTGAagaatttggatggtcaagtgTGTGAGATATGCGGTGATGATGTTGGACTTACTGTGGATGGAGACTTGTTTGTGGCCTGCAATGAGTGTGGTTTTCCGGTGTGCCGACCGTGCTATGAATATGAAAGAAGGGAGGGGAGACAACTTTGTCCTCAGTGCAAGACTAGATACAAGCGTCTCAAAG GGAGCCCTCGGGTTGAGGGAGACGATGATGAGGAGGATGTGGATGATATTGAACACGAATTTAACATTGATGACAAAATGAACAATCATGACCATTCTGCTGAGGCCATGCTGCATGGGAAGATGAGCTATGGAAGAGGTCCTGAAGATGACGAGAATGCACACTTTCCTGCTGTTATTGCTGGCGGTCGCTCTCGACAG GTGAGTGGGGAGTTCCCAATAGCACCTCATGGTTATGGGGAGCAGATGTTATCTTCATCTCTGCATAAAAGAGTGCATCCGTACTCGGCGTCTGATTCTC GAAGTGTAGGATGGGATGAAAAGAGAGAAGATGGATCCAAAGATAGAATTGATGACTGGAAGTTGCAGCAAGGAAATTTGGGACCTGAACCTGATGAAGATCTAGATGCAGCCAT GTTAGATGAAGCAAGGCAACCACTGTCAAGGAAGGTACCAATAGCATCTAGCAAAATCAATCCATATAGGATGGTGATCGTGGCTCGGCTTGTTGTTCTTGCCTTTTTCTTCCGATACAGACTTTTGAACCCAGTACATGATGCAATGGGGCTATGGCTAACTTCTATTATATGTGAAATCTGGTTTGCTTTTTCATGGATCCTTGATCAGTTTCCCAAATGGTATCCTATTGATAGAGAAACCTACCTGGATCGTCTTTCAATCAG GTATGAGCGTGAAGGCGAACCCAATATGCTTGCTCCTGTAGATGTCTTTGTCAGTACTGTGGATCCCTTGAAGGAACCTCCGCTGGTTACAGCAAACACAGTTCTTTCAATCTTGGCAATGGACTACCCCATTGATAAGATATCATGCTATATTTCTGATGATGGAGCTTCGATGTGTACATTTGAATCCCTGTCAGAAACAGCCGAGTTTGCTAGGAAGTGGGTGCCATTCTGTAAGAAATTTTTGATAGAGCCTCGAGCACCAGAGATGTACTTTTCTGAGAAAATTGACTACCTAAAGGACAAAGTGCAGCCAACTTTTGTCAAAGAACGTCGAGCCATGAAG AGAGAATATGAAGAGTTTAAGGTTAGGATCAATGCACTTGTGGCAAAAGCAATGAAGGTTCCTCCAGGAGGGTGGATTATGCAGGATGGGACACCATGGCCAGGAAACAACACTAAGGATCATCCTGGTATGATTCAAGTATTTCTTGGTCACAGTGGTGGTCATGATAGTGAGGGAAACCAGCTTCCTCGCCTTGTTTATGTATCCAGAGAGAAAAGGCCTGGATTTCAACACCACAAGAAAGCCGGTGCCATGAATGCTCTG GTTCGGGTCTCTGCAGTGCTTACAAATGCCCCTTTTATGTTGAACTTGGATTGTGATCATTATATCAATAACAGCAAGGCTGTCCGAGAGGCCATGTGCTTCTTGATGGACCCCCAAACTGGAAAGAAGGTCTGCTATGTCCAGTTTCCTCAAAGATTCGATGGTATTGATGCGCATGATCGATATGCCAACAGAAACACAGTTTTCTTTGAT ATTAACATGAAGGGTCTAGATGGTATTCAGGGTCCCGTATATGTTGGTACAGGGTGTGTATTTAGAAGACAAGCTTTATATGGATATAATCCTCCCAAGGGTCCCAAGCGTCCAAAAATGGTAAGCTGCGACTGCTGTCCATGTTTTGGAAGGCGCAAGAAGGTTAAGCATGCAAAGGGCGATGCAAATGGAGAGGCTGCAAGCTTAAGAG GAATGGATGATGACAAAGAACTACTGATGTCCCAGATGAACTTTGAGAAGAAATTTGGGCAATCGTCCATTTTTGTGACTTCAACCTTGATGGAAGAGGGTGGTGTACCTCCTTCCTCAAGTCCAGCAAGCCAGCTTAAAGAGGCCATTCACGTAATCAGCTGCGGATATGAAGATAAAACAGAATGGGGGATGGAG CTTGGTTGGATTTATGGATCTATTACAGAGGATATTCTAACAGGCTTTAAGATGCATTGTCGTGGTTGGAGATCCATTTACTGTATGCCAAAGAGAGTAGCATTCAAGGGTACTGCTCCTATCAACTTGTCAGATAGACTCAACCAGGTGCTTCGTTGGGCCCTCGGCTCCATTGAGATCACCTTCAGTCATCATTGCCCTTTATGGTATGGCTACAAGGAAGGGAAGCTGAAGTGGCTGGAGCGATTTGCCTATGCAAACACAACTATCTACCCTTTCACCTCCATACCTCTAGTCGCCTACTGTATTCTTCCTGCTGTCTGCTTACTCACCGACAAATTCATCATGCCACCG ATAAGCACTTTTGCTGGTTTGTACTTTGTTGCTCTCTTCTCTTCAATCATTGCAACGGGAATTCTTGAGTTGAAATGGAGTGGAGTCAGCATTGAGGAATGGTGGAGAAACGAGCAATTCTGGGTCATTGGTGGTGTATCAGCACATCTCTTTGCTGTCATACAAGGTCTTCTGAAGGTTCTGGCTGGAATTGACACCAACTTCACTGTTACATCCAAGGCAGCAGATGATGAGGAATTTGGAGAATTATACACTATAAAGTGGACTACTCTCCTAATTCCTCCAACCACTATCTTAATTATCAATATTGTTGGGGTTGTTGCTGGAGTCTCAGATGCCATAAACAATGGATACCAATCATGGGGACCTCTATTTGGAAAactcttcttttccttttggGTGATTGTCCATCTGTATCCATTCCTTAAAGGTTTGATGGGTAAGCAAAACCGCACACCCACCATTGTTGTGATATGGTCGGTGCTGTTGGCTTCCATTTTCTCCTTGTTATGGGTAAGAATTGACCCGTTCGTGCTCAAAACTAAGGGACCAGATACCAAGCTTTGTGGAATCAACTGTTGA
- the LOC101493671 gene encoding pentatricopeptide repeat-containing protein At4g30700: protein MILNSMSGTLSRNTLISLINKSLTFPHLAQTHAQLILNGYHFDLATITKLTQKLFDFGATRHARAIFFSVPKPDIFLFNVLVRGFSLNASPSSSISLYTHLRRNTNLSPDNFTYAFAIAACADDKHLMLLHAHSIVDGYGNNVFVGSALVDLYCKFSRVGFARKVFDGMLERDTVLWNSMINGLVKNCCFDDCVQLFVDMVAEGVRFDSTTVTAVLPAVAELQELRVGMGIQCLALKKGFHFYDYVMTGLISLYSKCGDTKTARLLFGMIGKPDLIAYNAMISGFTSNGENECSVKLFRELLVSGEKVSSSTIVGLIPLPSPFGHLHLACLIHGFCLKSGIILNPTVSTAFTAIYNKLNEIDMARQLFDESPEKTVVAWNAMISGYTQNGLTETAISLFQEMMKTEFTPNAVTITTILSACAQLGSLSFGKWVHQLIKSKNVEPNIYVSTALIDMYAKCGNILDARQLFDLMNEKNTVTWNTMIFGYGLHGYGHEALKLFNEMLHLGFNPSAVTFLSVLYACSHAGLVGEGEEIFHDMVNKYRIEPLVEHYACMVDILGRSGQLEKALEFIRAMPVEPGPAIWGTLLGACMIHKDTNIARLASERLFELDPGSVGYYVLLSNIYSVERNFPKAASIRQVVKKRKLAKSPGCTLIEVNGTPHVFVSGDRCHSHSTAIYAELEKLVAKMREIGYQSETVTALHDVEEEEKELTFNVHSEKLAIAFGLITTEPGTEIRIIKNLRVCLDCHTATKFISKITERVIVVRDANRFHHFKDGICSCGDYW, encoded by the coding sequence ATGATCCTCAACAGTATGAGTGGCACACTTAGCCGCAACACTCTAATCTCACTCATCAACAAATCCCTCACATTCCCTCACCTTGCTCAAACCCACGCTCAACTCATTCTCAATGGCTACCATTTCGACCTCGCCACCATCACCAAACTCACCCAGAAGCTTTTCGACTTTGGCGCCACTCGCCACGCACGTGCCATCTTCTTCTCCGTTCCAAAACCCGATATTTTCCTCTTCAACGTCCTTGTTCGTGGCTTCTCTCTTAATGCTTCCCCTTCCTCTTCTATTTCTCTATACACCCATTTACGCCGTAACACTAACCTTTCACCTGATAACTTCACCTACGCTTTCGCCATTGCCGCTTGTGCCGATGATAAGCACTTGATGCTTCTGCATGCTCATTCCATTGTTGATGGGTATGGAAACAATGTTTTCGTTGGTTCTGCTCTTGTTGACTTGTATTGCAAGTTTTCGCGTGTTGGGTTTGCAAGGAAGGTGTTTGATGGAATGCTTGAGAGGGATACTGTGTTGTGGAACAGTATGATTAATGGGTTGGTTAAGAATTGTTGTTTTGATGATTGTGTTCAGCTCTTTGTGGATATGGTTGCAGAAGGGGTGAGATTTGATTCGACTACTGTGACTGCTGTGCTTCCTGCTGTTGCTGAGTTGCAAGAGTTGAGAGTTGGAATGGGGATTCAGTGTTTGGCTTTGAAAAAGGGGTTccatttttatgattatgtgatGACTGGTTTGATTTCGTTGTATTCCAAATGCGGGGATACAAAAACCGCGAGGTTGTTGTTTGGGATGATTGGTAAGCCAGATTTGATAGCTTACAATGCCATGATTTCTGGGTTTACTTCCAATGGTGAAAATGAATGTTCTGTGAAGCTGTTCAGAGAGCTGCTTGTTTCTGGTGAGAAAGTCAGTTCAAGCACAATTGTTGGTCTGATACCTCTGCCATCTCCCTTTGGTCATCTGCATTTAGCTTGCTTGATTCATGGTTTTTGTCTGAAATCGGGTATTATTTTGAATCCGACTGTTTCAACTGCATTCACTGCTATATATAACAAACTCAATGAAATAGATATGGCTCGCCAGCTATTTGATGAATCGCCGGAGAAAACTGTGGTTGCTTGGAATGCTATGATTTCGGGTTACACACAGAATGGTTTGACAGAGACGGCTATCTCTCTTTTTCAGGAAATGATGAAGACTGAGTTCACTCCAAATGCAGTTACCATCACAACTATCCTTTCAGCTTGTGCTCAACTAGGATCTCTAAGTTTTGGAAAATGGGTCCACCAGTTAATTAAAAGCAAAAATGTTGAGCCAAACATTTATGTCTCGACGGCTCTAATTGACATGTATGCCAAGTGTGGGAACATATTGGACGCTAGGCAGTTATTCGACttaatgaatgaaaaaaatactGTCACTTGGAATACTATGATTTTTGGTTATGGGCTACATGGATATGGGCATGAAGCACTTAAGCTTTTCAATGAGATGTTGCATTTGGGGTTTAACCCATCTGCTGTCACTTTTCTTTCAGTCTTGTATGCTTGTAGTCATGCTGGCTTGGTAGGAGAAGGAGAAGAAATTTTTCATGATATGGTTAATAAATACAGGATTGAGCCCTTAGTTGAGCACTATGCATGCATGGTGGACATTCTCGGGCGATCTGGACAGTTAGAAAAAGCTTTGGAATTTATAAGGGCAATGCCCGTTGAGCCAGGTCCTGCCATCTGGGGTACATTGCTTGGTGCTTGCATGATTCACAAAGACACAAACATAGCACGTTTGGCTTCAGAAAGGCTATTTGAACTAGATCCAGGGAGCGTAGGATACTATGTCTTACTCTCTAATATATACTCTGTGGAGAGAAACTTCCCAAAGGCTGCTTCAATACGTCAAGTCgttaagaaaagaaaactagCAAAGAGTCCTGGGTGCACTCTAATTGAGGTTAATGGGACCCCTCATGTCTTTGTATCTGGTGATCGTTGTCATTCTCATTCAACAGCAATTTATGCAGAGCTGGAGAAGTTAGTGGCCAAGATGAGAGAGATAGGATATCAATCAGAAACGGTCACTGCTCTGCATGAtgtggaagaagaagaaaaagaactCACTTTTAATGTTCATAGTGAGAAGTTAGCCATAGCTTTTGGCCTTATTACCACTGAACCTGGTACTGAGATCAGGATCATCAAGAATCTTcgagtttgtttagattgccACACTGCAACTAAGTTTATATCAAAGATCACAGAAAGAGTAATTGTAGTTAGGGATGCTAACAGATTCCACCATTTCAAAGATGGGATCTGTTCTTGTGGCGATTATTGGTGA
- the LOC101493989 gene encoding AUGMIN subunit 8, with the protein MDVCESEQALRKHRTRESPRSSTRHPLVPAEKNNAITTRRPTTGDVSSRYKSPTPASPSGPRRCPSPNSFTRTTASSKLLPKRAQSADRKRPATPPSPSSPSTPVQDDVHLSRRVASSRLPETLWPSTMRSLSVSFQSDTISIPVSKKERPVTSASDRTLRPTSNVAHKQVETPNTRKPTPERRRSPLKGNNTSDQSENSKPVDGLHSRLIDQHRWPSRIGGKVSSNTLNRSVDLSDKITRTLNSSVPGTGVSSLRRLSLPGDASKPLQKTSTDVARLLSLVENGRIGSEVKALDDSFQVLRPHKSISATSDKTGLAFAGVRSQTLTIPGSRPASPSRTSMLSSSSSRGISPSRSRPSTPSPRGVSPSRIKPTNSSNQSNNSISVLSFIADFKKGKKGAAYVEDAHQLRLIYNRYLQWKFANARAEDVFYVQNAIVEKTLYNVWSTTLSMRESITRKRIYLQQLQLELKLNSILNDQMTYLDDWAALESDHVDALSGAVEDLEANTLRLPLTGGAKADFEHLKVAICSAVDVMQAMGSAIRPLLSRVEDMNNLISEVAIISAQEKAMLDECEALLAFATSMQVEEYSLRTHLMQIKQALEVNK; encoded by the exons ATGGATGTATGTGAATCAGAGCAAGCATTACGGAAACACAGAACTAGGGAGAGCCCGAGATCGAGTACGAGACACCCTTTGGTTCCAGCTGAAAAGAACAATGCAATCACCACCAGGCGCCCGACAACCGGGGATGTTAGTTCAAGGTATAAGTCACCTACTCCGGCATCCCCATCTGGTCCTCGTCGATGCCCATCTCCAAACAGCTTCACAAGAACAACGGCATCATCTAAATTGTTACCAAAGAGAGCTCAATCAGCTGATAGGAAGCGGCCTGCAACGCCTCCTTCCCCGTCAAGTCCTTCTACACCCGTCCAAGATGACGTGCATTTATCCAGAAGGGTAGCCAGTAGCCGTCTGCCGGAGACTCTATGGCCTTCCACAATGCGAAGTTTGAGCGTTTCTTTTCAGTCAGATACCATATCGATACCAGTGAGCAAGAAAGAGAGGCCTGTTACTAGTGCTTCTGATCGTACTCTACGGCCAACTTCAAACGTGGCGCACAAGCAGGTTGAAACACCAAATACACGAAAGCCCACACCAGAGAGAAGGAGAAGTCCTCTTAAAGGGAACAATACTTCTGATCAGTCTGAGAACTCAAAACCAGTTGATGGTTTGCATTCTCGATTGATAGATCAGCATCGGTGGCCAAGTAGAATTGGTGGGAAGGTATCTTCTAATACATTAAATAGAAGTGTTGATCTTTCAGATAAGATAACTAGAACGTTGAACAGTTCTGTTCCAGGAACTGGTGTATCCTCACTGAGAAGATTGTCATTACCAGGTGATGCAAGTAAGCCCTTGCAAAAAACTTCTACTGATGTTGCAAGGCTATTGTCGCTTGTTGAAAATGGTAGAATAGGAAGCGAGGTGAAGGCACTTGATGACAGCTTCCAGGTGTTAAGACCTCACAAATCTATTTCTGCCACTTCTGATAAAACAGGATTAGCATTTGCTGGAGTCAGATCTCAGACCTTGACGATTCCAGGATCACGTCCTGCCTCACCAAGTAGGACCTCAATGCTATCCTCTTCTAGTTCAAGAGGCATCAGTCCATCTCGGTCAAGGCCATCCACCCCTTCTCCTAGAGGGGTTAGTCCAAGTCGAATAAAGCCAACCAACTCATCCAACCAATCCAACAATTCCATTTCAGTGCTTAGCTTTATTGCtgattttaaaaaaggaaaaaaaggtGCAGCTTACGTTGAAGATGCTCACCAATTAAGACTTATCTATAACAGATACCTGCAATGGAAATTTGCCAATGCAAGAGCAGAGGATGTATTTTATGTCCAAAATGCAATTGTAGAG AAAACTTTGTATAATGTATGGAGCACTACTTTGTCTATGCGTGAGTCGATTACTAGGAAGAGGATCTATCTGCAGCAGCTGCAGCTTGAGCTGAAGCTGAATTCTATATTGAATGATCAA ATGACCTACCTTGATGATTGGGCTGCTCTTGAAAGCGATCATGTTGATGCTCTATCTGGGGCTGTAGAAGACTTAGAGGCAAACACTCTTCGTCTTCCACTGACTGGAGGGGCAAAG GCAGATTTTGAGCACTTGAAGGTTGCTATCTGTTCAGCTGTTGATGTCATGCAAGCAATGGGATCTGCAATCCGCCCTTTGCTCTCACGG GTGGAGGACATGAATAACTTAATTTCTGAAGTTGCTATCATATCAGCACAGGAGAAAGCCATGCTTGATGAATGTGAAGCGCTACTGGCTTTTGCAACGTCTATGCAG GTCGAGGAATATAGCCTTCGTACGCATCTGATGCAGATCAAGCAAGCTTTGGAGGTAAACAAGTAA